In the Gossypium raimondii isolate GPD5lz chromosome 9, ASM2569854v1, whole genome shotgun sequence genome, one interval contains:
- the LOC105798560 gene encoding ferric reduction oxidase 2, whose amino-acid sequence MARNGNDSGMNDNPNGQDVNPPVHRFRQQGVLEDALRLKLFPYSLRGRTRAWLNALLSGIVVSWNDLCQSELKMVRSAIKLFLLLLFLGYMMLWFMMPTKLYFEHWLPKIRANSKSTYFGQQGSTMLIYTFPILFIATLGCIYLHLGKKHGDHNVEGVPTSKLKQPVMVKGPLGIVSWMELSFLTMFVVLLAWSTTSYLNGMFTHIDQMASRSGLLVWEAKLEMSGLTLGLVGNICLAFLFFPVTRGSSVLRLIGLSSEASIKYHIWVGHIAMTIFTAHGLCYLVFWAKTEQLSQVLKWGKIEVSNMAGEIGLFCGLGMWATSLPQIRRKMFELFYYTHHLYILFIVFFVFHVGFSYACIMLPGFYLFLIDRYLRFLQSQQRVSLVAARILPCQTVELNFCKSPEVNHSPRSIIFVNVPAISKLQWHPFTITSNSNMDPDNLSMVVKSEGRWSSDLYQKLSSPLPMDGFQVSVEGPYGPPASTHLLRHDILVLLSGGSGITPFISIIRELLFKASSGSSTRIPHILLICAFKKSIDLAMLELILPVSGTTVDISCLQLQIEAYVTREKGADEDNHKPLQTVWFKPNAIDAPVSAILGPNSWLCLGLIISSSFVMFLLLIAILSRYHNSNMVYASSAIAGFYMLFMCLAIAMTANATFLWNKKQNRKRLRQIRNMDTPPVWFNNGDRELESLPYQSLLQATNVHYGERPDLKKILFERKEISVGVIASGPREMRQEVAAICSSGLADNLQFESISFTW is encoded by the exons CGAATTGAAGATGGTTAGATCAGCCATAAAACTGTTCCTACTGCTGCTCTTTCTTGGGTACATGATGCTTTGGTTCATGATGCCCACGAAGTTATATTTTGAACATTGGTTGCCTAAAATCCGTGCCAATTCCAAATCCACATACTTTGGACAACAAG gTTCAACTATGCTGATATACACGTTTCCCATCCTCTTCATTGCTACACTGGGATGTATTTACCTTCACTTAGGAAAGAAACATGGAGATCACAACGTTGAAGG GGTACCGACATCTAAGTTGAAGCAACCAGTGATGGTGAAAGGTCCTTTGGGTATTGTTTCATGGATGGAGCTCTCATTTTTAACCATGTTTGTTGTGCTGTTAGCTTGGTCAACCACTTCTTACTTGAATGGTATGTTTACACATATCGACCAAATGGCTTCGAGGAGTGGATTGCTAGT GTGGGAGGCTAAGTTGGAAATGTCAGGTCTAACACTAGGTCTCGTAGGCAACATTTGCCTAGCTTTCCTCTTCTTCCCTGTGACAAGAGGATCTTCAGTTTTACGGTTGATTGGGCTTAGCTCAGAAGCAAGTATTAAGTATCATATTTGGGTTGGGCATATTGCTATGACCATTTTCACTGCTCATGGTTTATGTTACCTTGTTTTCTGGGCCAAGACTGAGCAGTTATCACAG GTACTTAAATGGGGTAAGATTGAAGTTTCAAACATGGCAGGAGAAATAGGTTTGTTTTGTGGGTTAGGGATGTGGGCAACAAGCCTTCCTCAAATAAGGCGGAAAATGTTTGAGCTCTTCTATTACACTCATCATCTCTACATTCTCTTTATTGTCTTCTTCGTCTTTCACGTGGGTTTCTCCTATGCTTGTATCATGCTTCCTGGCTTCTACCTCTTCTTAATAGATCGATATCTAAGATTCTTACAATCCCAGCAAAGGGTTAGCTTGGTTGCTGCACGTATTTTACCTTGTCAAACTGTTGAGTTGAACTTCTGCAAGAGCCCAG AAGTGAATCACAGTCCAAGAAGCATTATATTTGTGAATGTACCTGCCATTTCTAAGCTTCAATGGCATCCCTTTACAATTACCTCTAATAGCAATATGGATCCTGACAACCTGAGCATGGTGGTCAAAAGTGAAGGAAGATGGTCTTCTGACTTGTATCAGAAGCTTTCATCCCCTTTACCCATGGATGGCTTCCAGGTCTCCGTAGAAGGGCCTTACGGACCACCTGCCTCAACACATTTACTAAG GCACGACATATTGGTGTTGCTGAGCGGAGGAAGCGGCATTACGCCTTTCATCTCAATCATCCGAGAGCTCCTCTTTAAGGCCAGTTCTGGAAGTAGCACCAGGATTCCACACATTCTTCTCATATGCGCGTTCAAGAAATCTATTGACCTCGCAATGTTGGAATTAATATTACCAGTTTCAGGCACCACAGTAGATATTTCTTGCCTGCAGTTACAGATTGAAGCCTATGTAACAAGAGAAAAGGGGGCAGATGAAGATAACCACAAGCCGCTACAAACTGTATGGTTCAAGCCTAATGCGATAGATGCACCAGTTTCTGCAATTTTAGGCCCTAATAGCTGGCTCTGCCTTGGACTTATCATTTCATCTTCTTTTGTCATGTTTCTTCTTCTCATTGCCATTCTATCACGATACCATAATTCTAATATGGTATACGCTAGCTCTGCAATTGCTGGTTTTTACATGCTATTCATGTGTCTCGCCATAGCCATGACAGCTAATGCTACTTTTCTTTGgaataagaaacaaaatagaaagagGTTGAGACAGATTCGAAACATGGATACACCACCAGTGTGGTTTAACAATGGTGACAGAGAACTAGAAAGCCTGCCGTACCAGTCTTTACTTCAAGCCACCAATGTCCATTATGGTGAAAGACCTGACTTGAAAA AGATATTGTTTGAACGCAAGGAAATCAGCGTAGGAGTTATTGCCAGTGGACCGAGGGAAATGCGGCAAGAAGTGGCAGCCATCTGTAGTTCTGGTTTGGCAGATAATCTGCAATTCGAGTCCATTAGCTTCACCTGGTGA